A single Neospora caninum Liverpool complete genome, chromosome VIIb DNA region contains:
- a CDS encoding peptidyl-prolyl cis-trans isomerase NIMA-interacting 1: MRAAAPDQVRCLHLLIKHNQSRNPISRRTNQAVTKSKEQAHADLSALQSSVCQENFAQLANQYSDCGSFQKGGDLGFFTRGMMQKPFEDASFALQVGEISDIVDTDSGLHLIYRIACGESAPGGGGADLVAVMFEVHGRVQGVFFRVHTQEHAQHLGLTGWVQNMPSGTVKGEAEGPSGQVEKMLHWLRHVGSPQSRIDKLDVLEKKSITERKYSTFDIIRKKR, from the exons ATGCGTGCTGCGGCACCGGATCAAGTGCGCTGCCTGCACTTGCTTATAAAACACAACCAGTCGAGAAACCCGATCTCCCGCCGGACGAACCAAGCTGTGACCAAGTCGAAGGAACAGGCTCACGCGGATCTCTCTGCGCTGCAGTCCAGTGTGTGTCAAGAAAACTTTGCGCAGCTTGCGAACCAGTACAGCGACTGCGGTTCCTTCCAAAAAGGAGGTGATCTCGGGTTCTTTACCCGAGGAATGATGCAGAAGCCCTTCGAAGACGCTTCGTTCGCTCTTCAAGTGGGGGAAATAAGCGATATCGTTGATACGGACTCGGGCTTGCATCTCATCTACAGAATTGC CTGCGGTGAGAGCGCTCCTGGCGGGGGAGGCGCAGACCTCGTGGCCGTCATGTTCGAGGTCCATGGTCGGGTCCAGGGGGTTTTCTTCCGAGTCCACACTCAAGAACACGCGCAACACCTAGGCTTGACAGGTTGGGTTCAGAACATGCCGAGCGGCACTGTAAAGGGGGAGGCAGAAGGACCAAGTGGCCAAGTTGAGAAGATGCTCCATTGGCTACGGCATGTAGGCAGTCCCCAAAGCCGGATCGACAAGCTGGACGTTCTCGAAAAGAAATCCATAACAGAGCGAAAGTACTCTACGTTCGACATCATACGAAAGAAGCGGTAG
- a CDS encoding putative lectin-domain protein, which translates to MALAHSARTRLAAVSAAQLALSLLLLSPLSLLFLSSVTAAQPPAYQAEYNAGYQAPPPPTSPPPPGETQGYTPPSGQANYGQAPQPPVQNYAAPDYAAQGMYGRPDGRTAGGTPPYSPPPQAGSSLPYAASYAPAAQAFSGDGVPFPPRKAFVEGAPHVAPPPVVPGGDSGASRRKETGRPLWQETVGSVELPRHSWAAPLDFESIQGDWDIAMATVPAERYLVLTPAVANRTGQFWHRQPLKTTNFEVQFGFGVYGDDKAYVDFAKANARRQTAQSPQDAAGSSAGPVLIGKPEGFAFWYVYDEYAKVFPKSPEEEKDWTLMGYKNRPRGLGVFFKMFDRYGQLRPSISVFYNEHGTRALDPLREIPLPAGVFYRYRNLPEPAVFKLAAGPAGVVGEIRTSSRGPWLTCFHLKDVRLNPGGFIGFTAYNGPEAASLLPTAGRDEKPGGGIADLVVLYFVKLWNLDLSVRGEDDAAVAQELSDVPVDDMLKFHSFHKDDKALADALKQLTRMMYKHIAEQTPREQAMQRTINSLLGQVTRLSTELRDMKKDILTHLQKATPGAGSKVGGSGDAKAGAGTEHALHTVRTELHGLKNLLAQHSQIHRDSLHTLQQKVEAARATGSAGAVAPELRELANRARELEATIAAKEHFSFFMTVGMILVLLAFAVFVWKRFRDMEKKHLL; encoded by the exons ATGGCTCTGGCGCATTCCGCCCGCACCCGGCTCGcggccgtctccgctgctcaGCTCgcactctctcttcttctcctttcccctctttctctccttttcctctcgtctgtAACGGCCGCGCAGCCCCCTGCGTACCAGGCAGAGTACAACGCGGGCTACCAAGCGCCTCCTCCCCCTACTTCTCCCCCGCCTCCTGGAGAAACGCAGGGATACACGCCTCCGAGTGGTCAGGCGAATTATGGCCAGGCTCCGCAGCCGCCTGTTCAGAACTACGCCGCTCCAGATTACGCTGCTCAGGGGATGTATGGGAGGCCCGACGGACGAACAGCTGGGGGAACTCCGCCGTACTCGCCTCCGCCCCAGGCTGGCTCCTCTCTGCCCTACGCTGCTTCCTATGCGCCCGCAGCTCAGGCGTTTTCGGGCGACGGCGTCCCGTTTCCGCCGCGAAAGGCCTTCGTCGAGGGCGCGCCTCACGTGGCTCCGCCTCCCGTCGTCccaggcggagacagtggggcgagcagacgaaaggagacaggcaggccATTGTGGCAAGAGACAGTCGGCTCGGTCGAACTCCCCAGACACTCCTGGGCTGCGCCGCTTGACTTTGAAAGCATCCAGG GCGACTGGGACATCGCCATGGCGACGGTCCCGGCGGAGAGATACCTCGTTCTCACGCCTGCGGTCGCGAATCGCACGGGGCAATTCTGGCACAGACAGCCGCTGAAGACAACCAACTTTGAAGTTCAGTTCGGGTTCGGCGTGTACGGCGACGACAAGGCGTACGTCGACTTTGCGAAGGCGAACGCGCGGAGACAAACGGCTCAGAGCCCGCAAGACGCCGCAGGGAGCTCCGCGGGCCCTGTCTTGATTGGGAAACCCGAGGGTTTTGCTTTCTGGTACGTCTACGACGAATACGCAAAGGTGTTTCCCAAGTCgcccgaggaagagaaggactgGACACTCATGGGCTACAAAAACAGGCCGAGAGggctcggcgtcttcttcaaAATGTTCGACCGCTACGGCCAACTCCGACCCTCCATCTCGGTCTTCTACAACGAGCACGGCACCCGCGCCCTTGATCCCTTGCGAGAGATTCCGCTCCCCGCCGGGGTCTTCTACAGATACCGAAACCTCCCCGAG CCTGCAGTCTTTAAACTCGCAGCGGGCCCTGCGGGAGTGGTAGGGGAGATTCGCACGAGCTCTCGAGGCCCGTGGCTTACGTGTTTCCACCTGAAGGACGTTCGCCTGAATCCCGGCGGCTTCATCGGCTTCACGGCTTACAACGGTCCGGAGGCTGCGTCTCTGTTGCCCACCGCGGGGCGCGACGAGAAGCCTGGCGGCGGCATTGCCGACCTCGTCGTGCTCTACTTTGTCAAACTCTGGAACTTGGACCTGAGCGtgcgcggcgaagacgacgcagcggTTGCGCAGGAACTTAGCGACGTTCCCGTCGACGACATGCTCAAGTTCCACTCTTTCCACAAAGACGACAAGGCGCTTGCCGACGCCCTCAAACAACTCACCAGAATGATGTACAAGCACATTGCGGAACAAACGCCGAG GGAGCAAGCGATGCAGCGAACCATCAACTCTTTATTAGGGCAGGTGACTCGGCTATCGACAGAGCTGCGAGACATGAAGAAGGACATTCTCACTCATctgcagaaggcgactcCAGGGGCGGGGAGCAAGGTCGGCGGGTCTGGCGATGCCAAAGCAGGCGCAGGAACCGAACACGCCTTGCATACAGTGAGAACCGAGCTGCATGGCCTGAAGAATTTGCTGGCTCAGCACTCGCAGATCCACAGAGACTCTCTCCACACGCTCCAGCAGAAGGTCGAGGCTGCCAGAGCCACAG GGTCGGCAGGCGCGGTCGCTCCAGAGCTACGGGAGTTGGCTAATCGGGCGCGAGAGCTGGAGGCCACGATTGCAGCAAAGGAGCACTTCTCGTTCTTTATGACTGTCGGGATGattctcgttcttctcgcctttgccGTCTTCGTTTGGAAACGCTTCCGAGacatggagaagaagcactTGCTTTGA